One genomic segment of Rhodohalobacter mucosus includes these proteins:
- a CDS encoding isochorismate synthase, producing the protein MNSEFPENIIPTEFIEAIDSQDFTKFLKQIGDSPSPLLTVTLPIAPIDPLAALELNPDYEEKFYWDHPDNKISISAAGKVRELKATGIDRFEEIAQQTAGLKGEIDAYTAVRHSMAGPLFLGGYSFDNHNIGRVWKKFGAARFVLPEWMLVKSEDLHLLTLTIDKKNSKPHDIYQQIISRITEFIHLSGEVLSNLKSETTDSGVLCTLQSPDEHQAWIRKVELAREMIREKRFEKIVLARPLTVESKSSPVFTHITYKLREKYPECFNFLVQKDSDTAFVGATPERLASFRNNTFRTEGLAGSTSRGKSALEDAALAQKLMKSRKDRSEHEFVIRAINDNLKKYSKRINHPKKPEIKKLNNVQHLFTPISASIKKGVQIHELISEMHPTPAVGGFPRDEAVSHIYDIEQLDRGWYAAPIGWFNLNGWGEFAVAIRSALLHKNRAVLYAGCGIVADSDPEKEWKETILKFRPMLESLSG; encoded by the coding sequence ATGAATTCAGAATTTCCGGAAAATATCATCCCTACAGAATTTATTGAAGCGATTGACTCGCAGGATTTCACCAAATTTCTCAAACAGATTGGTGATTCTCCTTCCCCCCTGCTTACAGTCACACTTCCCATAGCGCCTATCGACCCGCTTGCCGCGCTGGAGCTCAACCCGGATTATGAAGAGAAGTTTTACTGGGATCACCCGGATAATAAAATCTCCATATCCGCTGCGGGAAAAGTGCGCGAACTGAAGGCTACCGGTATTGACCGATTTGAAGAAATCGCTCAGCAAACAGCCGGACTTAAGGGAGAAATTGACGCATATACCGCGGTAAGACACTCCATGGCGGGTCCGCTTTTTCTGGGTGGATACTCGTTTGACAATCACAATATCGGACGGGTCTGGAAAAAGTTCGGTGCAGCCCGCTTTGTGCTGCCCGAATGGATGCTTGTTAAAAGCGAGGATCTTCATCTGCTTACGCTCACCATTGACAAGAAGAATTCAAAGCCCCATGATATTTATCAGCAGATCATCAGCAGAATAACGGAATTCATCCACCTCTCGGGAGAAGTTCTGAGTAACCTCAAATCGGAAACAACGGATTCCGGAGTTTTATGCACGCTGCAGTCGCCCGATGAACATCAGGCCTGGATACGTAAAGTGGAACTGGCGAGAGAGATGATACGTGAAAAACGGTTTGAAAAGATTGTATTGGCCAGACCCCTCACCGTGGAATCAAAATCTTCACCCGTCTTTACGCATATCACTTACAAGCTTCGCGAAAAATATCCTGAGTGCTTCAATTTTCTGGTTCAGAAAGATTCTGATACCGCTTTTGTGGGAGCCACCCCCGAACGTCTGGCGTCGTTCCGTAATAATACTTTCAGGACGGAAGGTCTCGCAGGCAGCACATCGCGGGGTAAAAGTGCCCTGGAAGATGCAGCACTTGCCCAGAAACTCATGAAGAGCAGAAAAGACCGCAGTGAGCACGAGTTTGTTATACGCGCCATCAATGACAATCTGAAGAAGTACAGCAAGCGCATCAACCATCCCAAAAAACCCGAAATCAAGAAACTGAACAACGTTCAGCATCTCTTCACACCTATTTCCGCTTCTATTAAAAAAGGCGTGCAGATTCATGAACTGATCAGTGAGATGCACCCCACACCGGCTGTCGGCGGCTTCCCCAGAGACGAGGCCGTCTCTCATATCTATGACATTGAGCAGCTCGACCGCGGCTGGTATGCAGCTCCCATTGGGTGGTTCAATCTGAACGGATGGGGAGAGTTTGCCGTCGCCATTCGTAGTGCACTGCTGCATAAAAACCGTGCTGTACTCTATGCTGGCTGCGGAATTGTAGCAGATTCGGATCCTGAAAAAGAGTGGAAGGAGACTATTCTGAAGTTCAGACCGATGCTTGAATCCCTCTCGGGTTAA
- a CDS encoding DUF4290 domain-containing protein, whose amino-acid sequence MFLKQNKPKDYDCGYNLDLMIAAIPRIEDQDERIRYAKRVVGLIKQSHPNWVDKKGQSELAWDYYYELAEYNPEDYGIRNPFKTGQFDDAE is encoded by the coding sequence ATGTTTCTCAAACAGAATAAGCCGAAAGATTACGACTGCGGATACAATCTGGATCTTATGATTGCCGCAATCCCCCGAATTGAAGACCAGGATGAACGTATACGTTATGCCAAACGTGTGGTTGGCCTGATCAAACAGAGCCACCCCAACTGGGTTGATAAAAAAGGACAAAGCGAACTCGCCTGGGACTATTATTACGAGCTTGCTGAGTATAATCCTGAAGATTACGGGATCAGGAATCCGTTTAAAACGGGCCAGTTTGACGATGCGGAGTAG